A genomic window from Chitinophaga pollutisoli includes:
- a CDS encoding PQQ-binding-like beta-propeller repeat protein, whose translation MNKKLLAALALAAAHSMACNDSRTPGNVRSDYSGWTAYAGSKDGIRYSSNDQINTENVSRLRVAWTYSSHDRDTANRTQNQCNPVMINGVLYGTTPTLKLFALDAATGEQQWLFDPADEDTASRKDPSRFFKVSRGVAYWESPDGRDVRIFYSAGAHTWAINANDGKPIRTFGDNGHIDLAEGLDREKNFHPYIAATTPGIIYKNLLIMGGRVAESADAAPGHIRAFDVHTGKRQWIFHTIPHPGETGYDTWPDKEAYKKLGGANNWAGMALDEATGMLYVPTGSIGGDFYGARREGTNLFANSLIALDAATGKYCWHFQTVHHDLWDRDLAANPNLVTLHKKGQRISAVAQITKHGFIFLFDRATGQPVFPIEERPVPQAALPGEKPWPTQPFPTLPEPFARQTFTEADLTDISPEARLEMSERFKTIRFSEMFTPPSKEGSWIFPGFDGGGEWGGAAVDPESAILYVNSTELPWSLTMIDVPPAEGLSSIHAKGRQAYNRHCLSCHGPELKGNGSAFPSLQDIGQRYNADQLRGMIDNGRNMMPSFQHIPASEKSSLLAFLLKLEGNSKITAVSKEPVSETITDPYVMTGYNRFLDKNGYPGIKPPWGTLNAVDLNTGKLLWKVPLGEFEALRRRGIPATGTQVYGGPVVTKGGLIFVASSQDDKIRAFDKKTGKMLWEARLPAAGYATPAVYQVNGKQYVVIACGGGKIGSPSGDQYVAFAL comes from the coding sequence ATGAACAAAAAATTACTGGCGGCCCTTGCGCTTGCCGCCGCGCACAGTATGGCGTGCAATGATTCCCGTACTCCCGGCAACGTTAGAAGCGATTATTCCGGCTGGACGGCCTATGCCGGCTCGAAAGACGGCATCCGTTATTCTTCCAACGATCAAATCAATACCGAAAACGTATCCAGGTTGCGCGTAGCCTGGACTTACAGCAGCCATGACCGGGATACCGCCAACCGCACCCAGAACCAATGCAACCCCGTCATGATCAACGGCGTGCTTTACGGTACCACGCCCACGTTGAAATTGTTCGCGCTGGATGCCGCCACCGGCGAACAGCAATGGTTATTCGACCCGGCGGATGAAGACACCGCGTCCCGGAAAGACCCTTCCCGGTTCTTTAAAGTCAGCCGTGGCGTGGCATACTGGGAAAGCCCCGACGGCAGGGACGTCCGCATCTTTTACAGCGCCGGCGCCCATACCTGGGCCATCAACGCGAATGACGGCAAACCCATCCGCACCTTTGGAGATAACGGACATATCGATTTGGCGGAAGGGCTCGACCGGGAAAAGAACTTCCATCCCTACATCGCCGCCACCACACCGGGCATCATTTACAAAAATCTGCTGATCATGGGCGGCCGTGTAGCCGAATCGGCGGATGCGGCGCCGGGGCATATCCGCGCATTTGATGTGCATACAGGCAAACGCCAATGGATCTTCCATACCATCCCCCATCCCGGCGAAACCGGTTACGACACATGGCCCGATAAAGAGGCATATAAAAAACTCGGCGGCGCGAACAACTGGGCGGGTATGGCCCTGGATGAGGCTACCGGCATGCTGTATGTGCCCACCGGCTCCATCGGCGGCGATTTTTACGGCGCCCGGCGCGAAGGGACCAACCTCTTCGCCAATAGCCTCATCGCGCTCGACGCTGCCACAGGAAAGTACTGCTGGCATTTTCAAACGGTCCACCACGACCTCTGGGACCGCGACCTCGCCGCGAATCCCAACCTCGTGACCCTGCACAAAAAAGGCCAGCGGATCAGCGCCGTGGCCCAGATCACGAAGCACGGCTTTATCTTCCTCTTTGATCGCGCAACAGGCCAGCCTGTTTTCCCCATCGAAGAGCGCCCGGTGCCGCAAGCCGCGCTGCCCGGCGAAAAACCCTGGCCCACGCAACCCTTCCCCACCCTGCCCGAACCCTTCGCGCGGCAAACCTTCACGGAGGCCGACCTCACCGATATTTCTCCCGAAGCGCGCCTGGAAATGTCCGAGCGGTTCAAAACGATCCGTTTCAGCGAAATGTTTACACCGCCCTCCAAAGAAGGCTCCTGGATATTCCCCGGATTCGACGGCGGCGGCGAATGGGGCGGTGCGGCGGTGGACCCTGAAAGCGCTATATTATACGTCAACAGCACCGAGCTGCCCTGGTCCCTCACGATGATCGATGTGCCGCCGGCGGAAGGGCTAAGCAGCATCCATGCGAAAGGGCGGCAAGCCTACAACCGGCATTGCCTTTCCTGCCATGGCCCCGAACTAAAAGGCAACGGCTCCGCGTTCCCTTCCCTGCAGGACATCGGCCAGCGGTACAATGCAGACCAGCTTCGCGGGATGATCGATAACGGGCGAAATATGATGCCTTCCTTCCAGCACATTCCCGCATCCGAAAAAAGCTCCCTGCTGGCGTTCCTTCTGAAATTAGAAGGAAACAGCAAAATAACTGCAGTATCCAAAGAACCGGTGAGCGAAACGATCACCGATCCCTACGTTATGACCGGTTACAACCGCTTCCTGGACAAAAACGGCTACCCCGGCATCAAGCCGCCCTGGGGCACTTTGAACGCGGTGGATCTGAATACAGGCAAGTTGCTGTGGAAAGTGCCGCTGGGTGAGTTCGAGGCGCTGCGGCGGCGGGGAATTCCCGCAACCGGCACGCAGGTATACGGCGGCCCTGTAGTCACGAAAGGCGGATTAATCTTCGTCGCCTCCAGCCAGGATGATAAAATCCGGGCGTTCGATAAAAAAACCGGCAAAATGTTGTGGGAAGCCCGGTTGCCGGCGGCGGGATATGCAACGCCCGCGGTTTACCAGGTAAACGGAAAACAATACGTAGTGATCGCCTGCGGTGGCGGTAAGATCGGCAGCCCTTCCGGCGACCAGTACGTGGCGTTTGCGCTATAG
- the ung gene encoding uracil-DNA glycosylase translates to MDVKIESSWKEALKEEFQKSYFEQIVMFLKHEKALGKTIYPVGSNIFNAFEKTPFDQVKVVILGQDPYHGPGQAHGLCFSVQKGVKPPPSLVNIYKEMNKDLGIPIAETGDLTPWAESGVLLLNAFLTVRDGEPASHSKIGWESFTDAVIRKISNEKEGVIFMLWGRFAQDKQVLIDATKHHILKAAHPSPFSADKGFFGCRHFSKANELLVRQGLEPVNWQL, encoded by the coding sequence ATGGACGTAAAGATAGAAAGCAGTTGGAAAGAAGCGCTGAAAGAAGAGTTCCAGAAGTCGTATTTCGAGCAGATCGTGATGTTCCTGAAGCATGAAAAGGCCCTGGGGAAAACCATCTACCCGGTAGGGAGTAACATCTTCAATGCGTTCGAGAAAACCCCTTTCGACCAGGTGAAAGTGGTTATCCTGGGGCAAGACCCATACCACGGCCCGGGTCAGGCGCACGGTTTGTGCTTCTCCGTGCAAAAAGGCGTGAAACCGCCGCCTTCCCTCGTGAACATATATAAAGAGATGAATAAGGACCTCGGCATCCCCATCGCCGAAACCGGCGACCTCACTCCCTGGGCCGAAAGCGGTGTGCTGCTCCTCAACGCTTTCCTCACCGTGCGCGACGGCGAGCCCGCCTCGCACAGCAAAATCGGCTGGGAATCCTTTACCGACGCCGTGATCCGCAAGATCTCCAACGAAAAGGAAGGGGTGATCTTCATGCTCTGGGGCCGCTTCGCACAGGATAAACAAGTGCTCATCGACGCCACGAAGCACCACATCCTCAAAGCCGCCCATCCTTCGCCGTTCAGCGCCGACAAAGGCTTCTTCGGTTGCCGGCATTTCTCCAAAGCCAATGAACTGCTTGTTCGCCAGGGCCTGGAGCCGGTCAACTGGCAATTATAA
- a CDS encoding lysophospholipid acyltransferase family protein → MMNWFKNIAGRVYAVYGLLLFAATLLIVFIPIWIFSLMPDPRKTRYFLALGRVWMKFYMPMIGCPVYRKGLHHFAKGRQYVVVCNHNSLIDVPVTTPGVPGVNKTLAKASMAKIPLFGMMYRIGGIMVDRSSETSRRESVDKMKEALAMGMHMVLFPEGTRNRTGQPLKEFYDGAFNLAVDTQTPIMPSLLFHTLKIQVPGKFLYAWPHRIDYHFLEPIETTGLTRDDVPALKEKVFRIMWDYYTAHA, encoded by the coding sequence ATGATGAACTGGTTTAAAAATATCGCAGGACGTGTGTACGCCGTATACGGTTTGCTCCTTTTCGCGGCAACCCTGCTCATCGTCTTTATCCCTATCTGGATCTTCTCCCTCATGCCGGACCCGAGAAAAACCAGGTATTTCCTCGCCCTCGGGCGTGTCTGGATGAAGTTTTACATGCCCATGATCGGTTGCCCCGTGTACCGCAAAGGCCTCCATCACTTCGCCAAAGGCCGCCAGTATGTAGTCGTTTGCAACCACAACTCACTCATCGACGTTCCGGTGACCACGCCCGGCGTGCCCGGCGTCAATAAAACGCTCGCCAAAGCCTCCATGGCAAAGATCCCGCTGTTCGGCATGATGTACAGGATCGGTGGTATCATGGTCGACCGCAGCAGCGAAACCAGCCGCCGTGAAAGCGTCGATAAAATGAAGGAAGCGTTGGCGATGGGGATGCATATGGTCCTCTTTCCCGAAGGCACCCGCAACCGCACCGGCCAGCCGCTCAAAGAATTTTACGACGGCGCCTTTAATCTCGCAGTGGATACGCAGACGCCCATCATGCCATCATTGCTTTTTCATACGCTCAAAATCCAGGTGCCCGGGAAATTCCTCTACGCCTGGCCCCACCGCATTGATTACCATTTCCTCGAACCGATCGAAACAACCGGCCTCACGCGCGACGATGTGCCCGCGCTGAAAGAAAAAGTCTTCCGCATCATGTGGGATTACTACACCGCTCACGCCTGA
- a CDS encoding VOC family protein, translating to MATANKPAGMRTVSPYFLVHDSEGFLGFMKEVFGATESGVYRNDEGQILHAELRLGDGSIMFGGATKDWPAETGGVFVFVENTDDIYNKAISRGSESRQAPENKDYGRAAGFRDPFGNTWWITQA from the coding sequence ATGGCAACTGCAAACAAACCTGCGGGCATGCGCACCGTGAGCCCGTACTTCCTGGTGCACGACAGTGAAGGATTCCTCGGTTTTATGAAAGAAGTTTTCGGCGCCACGGAAAGCGGTGTGTACCGCAACGACGAAGGGCAGATCCTCCACGCCGAACTGCGCCTGGGCGATGGCAGCATCATGTTCGGAGGCGCCACCAAAGACTGGCCCGCCGAAACGGGCGGCGTATTCGTGTTCGTCGAAAATACCGATGATATATATAATAAGGCCATCAGCCGGGGGAGCGAATCGCGGCAGGCGCCGGAAAACAAAGACTACGGCCGGGCTGCGGGTTTCCGCGATCCGTTCGGCAATACCTGGTGGATTACTCAGGCGTGA